Proteins encoded in a region of the Stieleria neptunia genome:
- a CDS encoding methyltransferase family protein: MPPPPRLVDIAIGVSILGWANAATWSNLGQRPLAILIATSLLHLIVGVLFLLRRGVERSGDWATCLMAIPAVLVGGWVFGWSPRDWNVAAQILFVCGSGLAIVSFAFLGRCFAILPAIRGTVVNGPFSIIRHPAYLGELAMVVACFVAVGLDWKQLVILPIIAALFAIRIRVEERLLLSDVEYQRYCRKVRWRLIPLIW, translated from the coding sequence GTGCCTCCGCCGCCGCGTCTTGTCGACATCGCGATCGGCGTTTCGATCCTGGGTTGGGCCAACGCCGCGACCTGGTCGAACTTGGGGCAGCGTCCGTTGGCGATTTTGATCGCGACGTCGCTGTTGCATTTGATCGTGGGCGTGCTTTTTCTGCTGCGGCGTGGTGTGGAACGGTCGGGGGATTGGGCAACCTGTTTGATGGCCATCCCGGCGGTGCTTGTCGGTGGCTGGGTCTTTGGTTGGTCGCCTAGGGACTGGAATGTTGCCGCGCAGATTCTGTTCGTTTGCGGCAGCGGTTTGGCGATCGTGAGTTTCGCGTTCCTCGGTCGCTGTTTCGCGATCTTGCCGGCGATTCGCGGCACGGTCGTGAACGGTCCGTTTTCGATCATTCGGCATCCCGCCTATCTCGGTGAACTGGCGATGGTGGTCGCCTGTTTCGTCGCCGTCGGACTGGACTGGAAGCAACTGGTGATCTTACCGATCATCGCCGCGCTGTTCGCGATCCGGATCCGTGTTGAAGAACGGCTGTTATTGAGCGATGTTGAGTATCAACGCTACTGCCGGAAAGTGCGTTGGCGGCTGATTCCGCTGATATGGTAG
- a CDS encoding sugar phosphate isomerase/epimerase family protein → MTTSRRQFLAASAASVAASFAAAPIQSALGNDATASVKNTICVFTKPFNSLTFDELAEKIAEIGYDGIEAPIRRGGHIEPEKAADELPKLVEALAKCDLEITVMTSDINDPDDPLTERVLRTAATLGIKRYRMKYVHYAPDLAIDDQLANWHDQFVDLAALNHDFGITGLYQNHAGNKYMGAAIWDLDRVLDGIAATDIGMAYDIRHATVEGGTSWPTTFRMIRDHIDTVYIKDFVWEGSKMKNVPLGEGRVDPSFFKMLADTDFTGPISLHEEYLDHRPAELVPQHLAAIKKDLQTLNDMMK, encoded by the coding sequence ATGACCACCAGCCGCCGCCAATTTCTTGCCGCATCCGCAGCCAGTGTCGCCGCAAGCTTCGCCGCCGCCCCGATTCAATCGGCGCTCGGAAACGACGCCACCGCATCTGTTAAGAATACCATCTGTGTCTTCACCAAACCGTTTAACTCGCTGACCTTTGACGAACTGGCCGAAAAGATCGCGGAAATTGGATACGACGGGATCGAAGCCCCGATTCGACGCGGCGGACACATCGAACCGGAAAAAGCTGCCGATGAACTGCCCAAACTGGTCGAAGCACTCGCCAAATGCGACCTGGAAATCACCGTCATGACCTCCGACATCAATGACCCGGACGACCCGCTGACCGAGCGGGTGCTGCGAACCGCCGCGACCCTGGGGATCAAGCGCTACCGCATGAAATATGTCCACTATGCCCCGGATCTGGCGATCGACGACCAACTCGCCAACTGGCACGACCAATTCGTCGATCTGGCGGCGCTCAATCACGACTTCGGCATCACCGGACTGTACCAAAACCACGCCGGCAACAAATACATGGGCGCGGCGATTTGGGATCTCGATCGCGTCCTGGACGGCATCGCGGCGACCGACATCGGCATGGCCTATGACATCCGGCATGCCACCGTCGAGGGAGGCACAAGCTGGCCGACCACCTTCCGCATGATCCGCGACCACATCGACACCGTCTACATCAAAGACTTTGTCTGGGAAGGGTCGAAGATGAAAAACGTGCCGCTGGGCGAAGGCCGGGTCGACCCCTCGTTTTTCAAAATGCTCGCCGACACCGACTTCACCGGCCCGATTTCACTGCACGAAGAATATCTGGACCACCGCCCCGCCGAACTGGTCCCCCAACACCTCGCCGCGATCAAAAAAGACCTCCAGACGCTCAACGACATGATGAAATAG